gaggatgcaagcgtcgcgctccctcaactcccacatcagggctcgcttccattggtccacggcgctcctaagctcttgtctctgatccgctgtcagcacgtcattcacgccagcgtggctggctttttggccgtccgtggcggggcagtcccgctgcggtagcgcctcgtacaacatggcctccagctccatgatcctctgggccgcaatcctcgtccatcagtagtccggcgggagatttgagggcggcttaccttatgagcctggtccatggaacgcttcctgaagtccaactcttcatccaggtagcccttctggttgcagaacatatcctagcacagctcaaggtcagaattgttggggcacattgccccgagttccccttggctgatgtcgcgtgtctgtctaccttctcactttcaatgtccaacatcttctgttgaagtgctgacttggtcactttgatgtattctaaccactgaggaaaggctgctgtcacataagcagaatgcgagagcgtgcgtggacgtgcgcgttaccttctcggctagggtgggaagggtcctggcgtgaatcacgaccacctgctcctcgttggtgagattctgcaagagcccaaaggcacagcgtcaacaaggttctttcagcgcaaagccttccaaaagtcacatttgagccgccgagtctcgtggagtgcgaacataaggagttcgacatacacttacggcgttatcgcccaggatgtccagcttcttcatcagatcactgatgacgatgtcctggggaaaggcgcaaggagcaatgtaaggtgttctgggacctcaggttaaggttagggttgcgagggacgccttacgtacgctcacgccgtcggcctcgcagtagatctgcaaagggctgaggccgtctgggaaacggacttgcagaaacttcaagacgggggagcgccactccctctcctgaaaggcagaggcatgcatccgtccgtccgtccgtccgtccgtcacatctctggcctcaacacgcttgtgcgagtcttcccacctccagctccaggatgcggaactcaagcagttcgttttggtctcggatatcctggatgtgctctttcagacgcgcttcttccgcctccatccgcctgacctgaaaagacagtcagacctcatctgcggggcttccggacgggtgtgacgccaagcgactccgcccagcgcctttctttccgtcaccttttcggccaactgctgattgctctgacgcagcagctgcttctcctccacccacttgacattctagaagagacaaacgcgtggacagctttggaatgttgtgtcattttcatccacaaattctttggttgactggaaaatgacatttgcttttctccgcattttcccagccacgttcaggggggggggggggtcacagacgaatgagtgactgaagaatgtagctattttgtctgagaaaaaggtgtgctcattgataagcttacctgtccttgttgcttcagcgctgactccagatctgctactctgctttgatagtgacccatttctactgtcatgtaacatggggggaagagctggtgcaaatggtaaaatatggattgttcacaggaataaattggcagagctgaaattccaaatttgtccaaaagatggcgccagaccaaaacatgagaccaaaaaaggggccaaaataagctaagcaagttaaaatagaaataaaacaggaacacggtgtcggattgtgagtcacgcatggacgcacaaatgtgatttttactttttgatttctttgcttggctaaaaatgtattctgtaacagcttaaagcaatattgttagtcaattcgatcaagggacccgtcactatgagaatagtggcgtgacaaattgtttggagaagcacaaatgtgatttttacttcttgatttctttgcttggctaaaaattgattccctctttcatgaactgtgttttgcaatcgaattgttctgggattgaatgattttattaacacgggtatcagtgggtgaaattgttcggtttctggagtgattaagatttgtaattctatttcatgtttcttcaataaatgtgttgtgtatattcatctactttgttgtgcgctgatttgtactgaatgtacaatcgatggttcggggttgatttgacaatttgattaatgtgcggggggttattatggtataacataggaccgtaataaataaaagtaacatcagacaattttagagaattgaataactttcgtagttatttgagacacgagtgaatttcaatccgtttgaaagtttgcttcgtctgaataaattaacggaagtgtttgaatcggattatcggtttggtgtagaactgaaagtaatttaattatttgaagggcgcaacgggactgtttccccttttgacgggccgcgtaaaaagtaactccgaacatgttagagaattaaataactttcgtagatatttaagggaagagtgattattgaaagaggtgcgtttgacactaccatcagcttttctctggtctgaaaggaggaggagggaggctcctcctcctcctttcagaccagagaacacccgaggctgggtgagaacggggaggctgcgacccggccgggggttgcgggaaggggcgccaccttgatctccttctcggcgtcgtagtcccctccgctggtctgggctagcagagcgtaggctcgttgcagcgcttgatattcttgcgtcagctggcggtagcgaagctccgcctcctcatgcacacaccaatgcaacacagcactagtaccagaatctttcagaccggcgacaaagcacccgcgacgcaaagacgagtccgattccagggtgaagaggaatgtttggcgccaatacgctggcagaaatggcgggctacctcttcgggttccgtgtcgggggttctgtcggtgtgaaaagacaaggacgatccgtccgagtccaccaacacgtcttcgtcgtagccgtaaaatgtttcgatgacctgcgggcgcggaagcaaacatctctctgaacaaactgaagcgacacctcacgatgaatcgacgagaggaacgatagcgagaaaaaggccatttcatcttgcgcaacaccaagcagccgcaaacaaacagactcaccttgcaggacctcacgctttgttcctcctcagagattctcgacgtcggtatcgtagcagcaaatctctctcctgtcgacacaaataatccgcctttgagattctctggatgcaaagggaacgaacggctccggcgcagaaacaaacgcgactcacgatgacatttctgacatgagctcctgtctccagagcctgaaaaacccgtcaccggcgatgattggagggacgctcgtcttttccaaaagtgacaactacagggtgtgtcagggttttccagattatctttatcgtatgattatgttgctttgactttgactgcaacctgtaataaataatattatttatcccttatttatccctatcgcttatcccttcctacacaaagtcgtaaaacatcccttgctatgttttgactagaggtcaagggctttctctattcaatccactcttacacccaccctgtttctcttaataaaaatgctcgtgcgggagccgagagtcagacttcattcgtacaacggatggactctccacctgcaggtgtccaaaagaacttacttgtctcccgtgtggttcttgcaaaataagttggagcgagcgcaactctaacagggtgcattttgccactagctgcctacggacaatgacgtcgcgctcgcggctcatggttgacgggctgagcagccgggcgagtccgtcgttttcagcgcacagcgagtggcaaaggcgctgacaaaacgggagctttgagctgctgaaaacggcaaaacaagtctaaagcgtgttcaaacgcgtgcgcacaatgctcctgcttgaaaggtcggaatttaaggggccaattttttggatggcggccgccggccaagctttggacggaaaaggtttcctggcgacagcgagcgagcgcggcgctgccgtacgtgcaccgagtcacctgcctgaagaccttggacaagtcgtcgatgatgtgccgctgctccacaacttgaaggaactccatttcaccgtcctgctggccgcaaccgcgctccaggtcattgagcgaactaggccttctctgtggaacacaaatgcagtggactctgttggcacgccgccgttgtccgcgtcgacttaccaagcttgccatctcctcattctcctgggtgacaaagcgcactttgttttcaaggcgacacagcaccagtgagagttcttcattcttcctgctcaggcgtttgtttttgtacaggagtggcagaaactggctttctgtttctctcagtcgcttaagctgcaagcatgaagtgcgggatgcgaaagacgcacaacacgcgggccagaacgtatccattccttttgcatcggtttgaacggaatcgtggctttggctcccaataaaagacatctaccaggcaaccgactcgccgcgccgctcaactaataagcaagcgcaatgggtgcctcgctggatggcgcgcatcaaacgtagcgcaaaccttcaagcgtgccgtcaataaattaccagtttattgcgctcttcagaaagcagggcgtttcgatcctccagtttcctgatgactgcgctgagctcagcgattttcagatgaaaccttcgcgtgtcccgatcctcctgagactgaaaacgccccgcaacacacacacacaaccactcgttcaaagttcaaaactgtttttgtgctaccttcctccagcaacgaactaagtcatgcgtactgcaagtgtgtgatgaggtggcttacgctatgaagaggattgctagtagcgccgttgaccccacttccagggtagtttaggcccgccctttgggaatccctcagggcagcgatctgctgctcggcagcctgagtctgcagctgaaggcggtggacgtggccggccccagggatttatccaaaacactaaccgctctgtctttcagcttgatctcatccatctggatgtacaaacggggagcgctcaggcaggcgggcaaactcatttgccagaattgtgacaaaaacaaagagagcaaccggccaatttttatcttgaatcgactagaacaccattgctgtgacaaaagcgaagcgagcaaccggacgttttcttcttgtgaaatagaatagaatagaatgccttaggtgtcattgcactgcaggtatacaacgaaattgggaacatagccacgcaccgcgcatctgatcagtcctaccagtcggcggatctccctctcgcagtctctcttagttcggctcagctcctcccgatgctggtgatgagccgatcggagctgggccgctcgggactgccaggcctgctgggccgctgccagggcttcttccgcgctcctggtggaggcgacaccgctcggtctcccgacaccgccgcgtctcctccacttccgccagcaaagcgcccccgctcctcaactgagcagacattgcgccacatcgggccgttgagaccgcaacggagcgccgcgacgcttactggggacaagctacacaatacggtagcggccgcatcggagcccgacgtggcgtgcggatagtcagacacggattgagcggatcaccttgtccatggagccgtccctcaggctgaggaccaaggcattcagtcgctggatctctccatctttgattttgatcactctcatcagctccatttcatgctgccgcagtaatgtctccctggtaacggctaactctttctgcttctcctcatggagtgtgcttttgagttccgtcatggcggcggtggcacggtggtgctccgcccgcaggtcctgacttctctctctctccagacagctgacctgacatgacttagacaaactttattgtcatcttgtctgcacatggtgcatacaaaacgaaatttcgttgcacacggcttacaacaaagtagtgatattgcagttgaatagaagtaacatatcctatgaaaatatatgtatacatatactgtatatatatatatatattacaaataagtataaagtgcagcagtgctaattatgcaatagtgcaagtaggcaaaacagtactcaagagtgtgcagaggaatgctaaaccatgtattaaacttctatttaaagggtttacacaagttcagtaaagttggtagtgcgagatagtgcaagatagaggtccgtagtgtcataaagtacagttctgtgaatgtgtgatgcagagttcagtttagagctcaacagttctaatgttcaacagtctgatgacagcagggaaaaagctgttgcagaacctggtggacctgcagcggattgtgcgaaacctcttcccagagggcagcagggagaacagtccatggtgggggtgtgatgggtcattgatgatgttacgggcacgggacatgcagcgctgagatgaaatgtcctgaatggagggaagaggagcccctatgatcctctctgctgtcctcaccactctcctcacgttcttccaatcggaggcggtgcagcctccacaccacacagagagtcagcttgtcagaatgctctctatggtgctcctgtagaacgtcctcatgatgggtgggggcaggtgggctctcctcatcctccgcaggaagtacaagcgcttctgtgccctcttgatcagtgccgtagtgttcatagtccaggtgaggtcttctgtgatgtggacccccaggaatttggtgctgctgaccacctccacagctgagctgttgatgatcagtggagcgtggtgaggctggtttttcctgaagtcgacgatgatctccttcatcttctccacattcaggatcaggctgttgtctctgcaccagcccaccagctgctccacctcctctctgtagtccaggtcgttgttgtctctgatgagccccaccaccgttgtgtcgtctgcgaacttcacgatgtgattggtggtgaacctggggacgcagtcgtgtgtcatcagggtgaacagcagggggctcagggcgcagccctgaggggagcctgtgctgagggtgatgacatcagaggtgttctgtccgacccggactgactgaggtctgttggtgaggaagtctagcacccagttgcgaaggggggtgttgaagcccaggtgttccaattttcctactagatgctgtgggatgatggtgttaaacgctgagctgaagtccaggaacagcatccgaacatgggtgttcttctcctccaggtgagccaggctcaggtgaagaacggaggagatggcgtcctgagtggagcggttttgccggtcggcaaactggaacgggtcaaataatggggggagtctggaaacgatgtgatctttaagcagcctttcgaagcacttcatcatgaccggagtcagtgcaacaggccggtaatcattaaatgaggtgatttgaggtttcttcggcaccggaatgatggaggtagtcttaaagcacgctggcactgtggcttggcccagcgaggtgttaaaaatgtctgtgatgaccccagccagctgacttgcacattccctgaacacacgcccaggaatgttgtcggggccaggggccttacgggggttgactctcctcagggtcttcaacacatcggcggagtcaaggcagagtacctcctcttcctgatgggggacagttttaactgctggagtgccgtttagtgcctcgaacctcccaaagaagttatttagaccatttagaaagtcagaatcaacttcacccaccggggggggagggtgagttgtagtctgtaatcgcccgtatgccttgccacatactcctggtgttgttggcgtcgtggaaacgatcctgaatttttcgactgtggtctcgcttcgctaccctgatggcacggttcaagttggctctcgctgtcctcagtgtctccttgtcgccagacttgaaggcagagttccgcgctcgtagcgtttgacgtacctcctcagtcatccagggtcgttggttgccccgggtgatgatattcttagtggtgctgacgtcctcggtgcatttgttgacgtaggctgacacagtcatggcacacgcatgtcaaatctacatcggggaaactgggagggagggagggagggcgggagggaggcaagcagggaggcaggcaggcagggaggcaggcagggaggcaggcagggaagcaggcagggaggaaggcagtgtctgtctgttgaggttttcaccttgttcttctcctgctgaagttctaactggacgtccatcagtttggctctcagctcgtcattggcggcctgaaaggcgtccgttcgctccgccttgacccgccctgccggagctcgtttggacatctcttactcgagtctcgcccggtcgtcagtcagagatcacaacatttgtacctggagagcacaaacgcagcgctgttttccactggcttcggactcaacttcaatcggtaccgtaacgtacaacatcataaacatagatctagcttgacttattcattgaataaatgcatttggttcttcaaaactgcatcgcgcaacatagcgtgaccgagacggccgttatccacctgcgtgaagttatttggtgaaatgaatgagatgtttaagacaccatcgttctgtctctatgtagatgaagggaaataatcgattgctgaaggtccaaaggtgttgtgataaacaaataaacatattagtgacatatttgtgataaacatattaggcaggataatcacatatgttaacttgactgcccacactgtatttatttatggttatttgttaaatcgagtactgttagacatgaaacaggaagtgtttaacataaatggacgacgaaaggggtactcaccattgtagctcctgctggtcaatgatacgagcctcttcttgcagtggaaaacatacagccaacaaacaccgtggaacctaaaggaaggaaattaaacattaacatttagcctcaaccaacattcacagatacaacgcaacgcaaactacacaaacataaatctttttaaacacaatgagttgtacttaccgtgtacgctctagacggtccacttgcaagcagaaaataaagatatttctgttgataatcgtcgtgtttgtatccgttgtctcgctcaaggccattgcgcccacagatttgaattttggccagagttcagcctattgacgtcatttccgcggtgtaatacccgcatatctgaaacggcaaagttaagagtagagttaaataaagtttttaatcaacgcaataatttacaaacgttgaccagtcgaaataatcgtcgaaatttggcgtctgtggctggaagcagacgccgagttcgacgttcctcccaaatgccacactgcctcgcttttcaggccaacaaaaaaacatatttttcaaaacaatgagttgtaattaccttgtacgctctagacggtcaagttgcaagctgaaaacaaaaatatttgtcttgttagtcgtcgtgttactaaccgctgtgtcttgtttgccagcattgccgctttcctacttcctgttgcaagccacgcccacggattataattttgccatgagttccgcctattgacgtcatgtccgcgtcgcatgactgcgacgtaatattatctaaaactgtttgtgcggcatggtgttattcagtgcggcataatgttgttcagtgcggcataatgttgttcagtgcgggatggtgttgttcagtgcgggatggtgttgttcagtgcggcatgttgttgttcagtgcggcatgttgttgttcagtgcggcatggtgttgttcagtgcggcatggtgttgttcagtgcggcatggtgttgttcagtgcggcatggtgttgttcagtgcggcatggtgttgttcagtgcggcatggtgttgttcagtgcggcatggtgttgttcagtgcgggatggtgttgttcagtgcggcatggtgttgttcagtgcggcatggtgttgttcagtgcggcatggtgttgttcagtgcagcataatattgttcagtgcggcgtaatgttgttcagtggggcatggtgttgttcagtgcggcatggtgttgttcagtgcgacatgatgttgttcagtgcggcataatgttgttcagtgcggcataatgttgttcagtgcggcataatgttgttcagtgcggcataatgttgttcagtgcgggatggtgttgttcagtgcggcatggtgttgttcagtgcggcatggtgttgttcagtgcggcatggtgttgttcagtgcggcatggtgttgttcagtgcggcatggtgttgttcagtgcggcatggtgttgttcagtgcggcatggtgttgttcagtgcggcatggtgttgtttagtgcgggatggtgttgttcagtgcgggatggtgttgttcagtgcggcatggtgttgttcagtgcggcatggtgttgttcagtgcggcatggtgttgttcagttcggcatggtgttcagtgcggcatggtgttcagtgcggcataatgttgttcagtgcggcataatgttgttcagtgcggcatggtgttgttcagtgcggcatggtgttgttcagtgcggtatattgttgttcagtgcggtatattgttgttcagtgcggtatattgttgttcagtggggcataatgttgttcagtgcggcatggtgttgttcagtgcgggatggtgttgttcagtgcggcatggtgttgttcagtgcggcatggtgttgttcagtgcggcatggtgttgttcagtgcggcatggtgttgttcagtgcggcatggtgttgttcagtgcggcatggtgtagttcagtgcgggatggtgttgttcagtgcgggatggtgttgttcagtgcggcatggtgttcagtgcggcataatgttgttcagtgcggcataatgttgttcagtgcggcatggtgttgttcagtgcggcataatgttgttcagtgcggcataatgttgttcagtgcggtataatgttgttcagtgctgcatggtgttgttcagtgctgcatggtgttgttcagtacgggatggtgttgttcagtgcggcatggtgttgttcagtgcggcatggtgttgttcagtgcggcatggtgttgttcagtgcggcatggtgttgttcagtgcggcatggtgttgttcatttaatgattaccggcctgttgcactgactccggtcatgatgaagtgcttcgaaaggctgcttaaagatcacatcgtttccagactccccccattatttgacccgttccagtttgccgaccggcaaaaccgctccactcaggacgccatctcctccgttcttcacctgagcctggctcacctggaggagaagaacacccatgttcggatgctgttcctggacttcagctcagcgtttaacaccatcatcccacagcatctagtaggaaaattggaacacctgggcttcaacaccccccttcgcaactgggtgctagacttcctcaccaacagacctcagtcagtccgggtcggacagaacacctctgatgtcatcaccctcagcacaggctcccctcagggctgcgtcctgagcccccagctgttcaccctgatgacacacgactgcgtccccaggttcaccaccaatcacatcgtgaagttcgcagacgacacaagataaaaattggccggttgctctctttgtttttgtcacaattctggcaaatgagtttgcccgcctgcctgagcgctccccgtttgtacatccagatggatgagatcaagctgaaagacagagcggttagtgttttggataaatccctggggccggccacgtccaccgccttcagctgcagactcaggctgccgagcagcagatcgctgccctgagggattcccaaagggcgggcctaaactaccctggaagtggggtcaacggcgctactagcaatcctcttcatagcgtaagccacctcatcacacacttgcagtacgcatgacttagttcgttgctggaggaaggtagcacaaaaacagttttgaactttgaacgagtggttgtgtgtgtgtgttgcggggcgttttcagtctcaggaggatcgggacacgcgaaggtttcatctgaaaatcgctgagctcagcgcagtcatcaggaaactggaggatcgaaacgccctgctttctgaagagcgcaatgaactggtaatttattgacggcacgcttgaaggtttgcgctacgtttgatgcgcgccatccagcgaggcacccattgcgcttgcttattagttgagcggcgcggagagtcggttgcctggtagatgtcttttattgggagccaaagccacgattccgttcaaaccgatgcaaaaggaatggatacgttctggcccgcgtgttgtgcgtctttcgcatcccgcacttcatgcttgcagcttaagcgactgagagaaacagaaagccagtttctgccactcctgtacaaaaacaaacgcctgagcaggaagaatgaagaactctcactggtgctgtgtcgccttgaaaacaaagtgcgctttgtcacccaggagaatgaggagatggcaagcttggtaagtcgacgcggacaacggcggcgtgccaacagagtccactgcatttgtgttccacagagaaggcctagttcgctcaatgacctggagcgcggttgcggccagcaggacggtgaaatggagttccttcaagttgtggagcagcggcacatcatcgacgacttgtccaaggtcttcaggcaggtgactcggtgcacgtacggcagcgccgcgctcgctcgctgtcgccaggaaaccttttccgtccaaagcttggccggcggccgccatccaaaaaattggccccttaaattccgacctttcaagcaggagcattgtgcgcacgcgtttgaacacgctttagacttgttttgccgttttcagcagctcaaagctcccgttttgtcagcgcctttgccactcgctgtgcgctgaaaacgacggactcgcccggctgctcagcccgtcaaccatgagccgcgagcgcgacgtcattgtccgtaggcagctagtggcaaaatgcaccctgttagagttgcgctcgctccaacttattttgcaagaaccacacgggagacaagtaagttcttttggacacctgcaggtggagagtccatccgttgtacgaatgaagtctgactctcggctcccgcacgagcatttttattaagagaaacagggtgggtgtaagagtggattgaatagagaaagcccttgacctctagtcaaaacatagcaagggatgttttacgactttgtgtaggaagggataagcgatagggataaataagggataaataatattatttatt
This is a stretch of genomic DNA from Syngnathus scovelli strain Florida unplaced genomic scaffold, RoL_Ssco_1.2 HiC_scaffold_24, whole genome shotgun sequence. It encodes these proteins:
- the LOC137839905 gene encoding janus kinase and microtubule-interacting protein 3-like — its product is MELEAMLYEALPQRDCPATDGQKASHAGVNDVLTADQRQELRSAVDQWKRALMWELRERDACILQERMDLLHSAQQRNKELKEFIEAQKRQIKQLEEKFLFLFLVFSLAFILWP